From one Thermodesulfobacteriota bacterium genomic stretch:
- a CDS encoding biotin--[acetyl-CoA-carboxylase] ligase: protein MIRLDVTDSTNSRAMALAEDGAPHGTVVVADSQTGGRGRQGRRWISPPGVNIYVSLLLRPDLPNARVPALSLMAGIALADATDREGVPALLKWPNDLYLGERKAAGILVETAFDAGRLRYAVVGAGINVNLPEEAIPGELRGKATSMRIRAGRVFDREAVLAAFLDAFAERYRQYLAGGFPAVHADWARRDFLRWRRVLLSRPGGEAWGTAQGVDEEGALRFRPDGTAAIERVHGGEILCFS from the coding sequence GTGATCCGCCTCGACGTTACGGACAGCACGAACAGCAGGGCGATGGCCCTGGCGGAGGACGGCGCCCCGCACGGGACGGTCGTCGTCGCGGACTCGCAGACCGGAGGACGCGGGCGCCAGGGGCGGCGGTGGATTTCACCGCCGGGCGTGAACATTTACGTTTCGCTGCTCCTTCGCCCCGACCTCCCGAACGCGCGGGTTCCGGCGCTCTCCCTCATGGCGGGCATCGCCCTCGCCGACGCGACGGACAGGGAGGGCGTCCCCGCCCTCCTGAAGTGGCCCAACGACCTGTACTTGGGGGAGCGGAAGGCCGCCGGGATCCTCGTCGAGACGGCGTTCGACGCGGGCCGTCTCCGTTACGCCGTGGTCGGCGCGGGGATCAACGTGAATCTGCCGGAGGAGGCGATCCCGGGCGAACTCCGCGGAAAGGCGACGTCCATGAGGATCCGGGCGGGCCGGGTCTTCGACCGGGAGGCGGTCCTGGCCGCGTTCCTCGACGCCTTCGCGGAGCGGTACCGGCAATACCTGGCCGGGGGATTCCCCGCGGTCCACGCGGACTGGGCGCGGAGAGACTTCCTCCGCTGGCGCCGGGTCCTTCTCTCCCGCCCCGGGGGGGAGGCGTGGGGGACCGCGCAGGGCGTGGACGAGGAAGGGGCGCTACGGTTCCGCCCGGACGGAACGGCAGCGATCGAGCGGGTGCACGGCGGAGAGATCTTATGCTTCTCGTGA
- a CDS encoding diguanylate cyclase, producing MSEAFTGRAGDILRSAKPIEERLRELCGEVSSYVGGGVVSVLLFDRDSEDFFVRSSTQRPHPSAPEIHFASEGTLEELALAERRPIVLEERMPPPGSRRQGAVLILPLVSTGESHGVFVVHSVSEGGIAGDQREALLEVSKVLSDAVGASLREESAALRMTKIAAINEAGVNIISTLDLGRLLNLVATSACLIMEAETCVIRLLDPQTGKYGIRECYGMKTEGEQKDLFLLDKKAVTRVLKGEPSLLVREIAEESGWQEFSDSARTLICLPLRGDDGVLGTVTIFDKFPHKTFFPSSFTAEDLNTFTKFTRYVEKAVANAISYERNERLRNLDEGTGLPTLKYFQDRLLNEISRAKRFQRRLVLMICEVQARVPEESQPRAGREDKVMRRVAKAIRDTLREYDIVARISEAKFGMILPEAEDGKMSAIPRIKRAIEAEADEIRKKTPDVRVDVRFGHASFPDDGDDHEKLIFKSNILRM from the coding sequence GTGTCCGAAGCGTTCACCGGCAGGGCCGGGGACATCCTCCGGTCGGCGAAACCGATTGAGGAGCGGCTCCGGGAGCTCTGCGGGGAGGTGTCCTCCTACGTGGGCGGCGGCGTGGTCTCGGTCCTGCTCTTCGACCGGGACAGCGAGGATTTCTTCGTCCGCTCCTCGACGCAGCGGCCGCACCCGTCCGCCCCGGAGATCCATTTCGCCTCGGAGGGGACCCTCGAGGAGCTCGCGCTGGCCGAGCGGAGGCCGATCGTTCTCGAGGAGCGGATGCCCCCGCCGGGCAGCCGGCGCCAGGGGGCGGTCCTGATACTCCCCCTGGTCTCCACGGGGGAATCCCACGGCGTGTTCGTCGTCCACTCGGTGTCCGAGGGGGGGATCGCCGGGGATCAGCGGGAGGCGCTGCTCGAGGTCTCGAAGGTGCTGTCCGACGCGGTGGGCGCGTCGCTCCGGGAGGAGTCCGCCGCCCTGCGGATGACCAAGATCGCCGCCATCAACGAGGCGGGCGTCAACATCATCTCCACCCTCGACCTCGGGCGGCTCCTCAACCTGGTCGCCACTTCCGCATGCCTCATCATGGAGGCGGAGACCTGCGTCATCCGCCTGCTCGATCCCCAGACGGGGAAGTACGGCATCCGGGAATGCTACGGCATGAAGACGGAAGGGGAGCAGAAGGACCTCTTCCTCCTGGACAAGAAGGCGGTCACCCGGGTCCTGAAGGGGGAGCCGTCGCTGCTGGTCCGCGAAATCGCCGAGGAGAGCGGATGGCAGGAGTTCTCCGACTCGGCCCGCACGCTGATCTGCCTCCCCCTCCGGGGAGACGACGGCGTCCTGGGCACCGTAACCATCTTCGACAAGTTCCCGCACAAGACCTTCTTCCCCTCCTCCTTCACCGCGGAGGACCTGAACACCTTCACCAAGTTCACGCGGTACGTCGAGAAGGCGGTCGCCAATGCCATCTCCTACGAGCGGAACGAGCGGCTGCGGAACCTGGACGAGGGGACCGGCCTGCCCACCCTGAAGTATTTCCAGGACCGCCTCCTGAACGAGATCAGCCGGGCCAAGCGGTTCCAGCGCCGGCTGGTCCTCATGATCTGCGAGGTGCAGGCGCGCGTCCCCGAGGAGTCGCAGCCCCGCGCCGGCCGGGAGGACAAGGTGATGCGCCGGGTGGCGAAGGCGATCCGCGACACCCTGCGGGAATACGACATCGTGGCGCGCATCAGCGAGGCGAAGTTCGGGATGATCCTGCCCGAGGCGGAAGACGGCAAGATGAGCGCCATCCCCCGCATCAAGCGGGCCATCGAGGCGGAGGCGGACGAGATCCGCAAGAAGACGCCGGACGTCCGCGTCGACGTCCGCTTCGGCCACGCCTCCTTCCCCGACGACGGCGACGACCACGAGAAGCTGATCTTCAAGTCGAACATTCTTCGGATGTGA
- a CDS encoding HesA/MoeB/ThiF family protein encodes MNWSEENALRYDRNLRLKELGKEGQERLFRASVLVVGAGGLGSPALLYLAAAGVGRIGVIDGDRLDLTNLNRQVIHSASAIGRWKAESAADTLRAFRPDLAVDVYTMLLTAENAPELFRRYDAVVDACDNFPTKYLCNDAAVLARRPLVHAGVMRFAGQMLTVVPGETACLRCVIPEIPPRKDSPGAVQVGILGAAAGIVGAWQAMEAVKLLAGIGPRPGGHLITVDALAGETSRYPVEKDPACPACGVSPRIAEPLSPAEYEQEPAPVQ; translated from the coding sequence ATGAATTGGTCAGAGGAAAACGCGCTCCGGTACGACCGGAATCTCCGCCTGAAGGAACTGGGGAAAGAGGGGCAGGAACGGCTGTTCCGGGCCTCGGTCCTGGTCGTCGGCGCGGGAGGGCTCGGGTCGCCCGCCCTGCTGTACCTCGCCGCCGCGGGCGTGGGACGGATCGGCGTGATCGACGGCGACCGGCTGGATCTGACGAACCTGAACCGGCAGGTCATCCATTCCGCCTCCGCGATCGGCCGCTGGAAGGCGGAATCAGCCGCGGACACCCTGCGCGCGTTCCGGCCGGACCTCGCCGTGGACGTTTACACAATGCTGCTCACCGCGGAGAACGCGCCGGAGCTCTTCCGCCGGTACGATGCCGTGGTGGACGCCTGCGACAACTTCCCGACGAAATACCTCTGCAACGACGCCGCCGTTTTGGCACGGCGCCCTCTCGTGCACGCCGGAGTGATGCGGTTCGCCGGGCAGATGCTGACCGTCGTCCCCGGGGAGACCGCGTGCCTGCGCTGCGTGATCCCCGAGATCCCTCCCCGGAAGGACTCGCCGGGTGCGGTCCAGGTGGGAATCTTGGGCGCGGCGGCCGGGATCGTCGGCGCGTGGCAGGCAATGGAGGCCGTCAAGCTGCTGGCGGGGATCGGTCCACGGCCGGGAGGTCACCTGATCACCGTCGACGCCCTCGCGGGCGAGACGTCGCGCTACCCGGTGGAGAAGGATCCCGCATGCCCCGCGTGCGGCGTCTCTCCGAGGATCGCGGAACCGCTTTCCCCCGCGGAATACGAACAGGAGCCGGCTCCCGTACAATGA
- a CDS encoding (Fe-S)-binding protein — translation MKNDALKEMAGLCAKCGTCRTVCTLYPHRKTENAAARGKVLILESALSGENADPSAVQEAMADCLLCGRCERICPNLVLYEEIVMKARADLADEVGVPAWKSVLFGKVMPSDPAMRVLRKAGAAAERLFLKKVPTGSGLHYRFPLGFLGGGRTVPKLPAKGFIESLGKREGSFGEAMLFVGCVFDHLYPDVGRAAYETMKASGKAVSVFRGAACCGLPALVSGDRKSALENIEANLRRLREAAPPAIVFPCGSCLLMFKRNIPMLFPEGTPPHEDAAFVAGRSTDYASFILDSGVVDRLPDPPPAERPGEIGYHDSCHLTGTLGKGPEARRVLEKAVGGAFREMEGADLCCGYGGTFNIRDYPTSARIGENKVSVAARGGTRIISAACSGCVLQMRDMAARTDPSLRVVHIAELVRRALS, via the coding sequence GTGAAGAATGACGCGCTCAAGGAGATGGCGGGGCTGTGCGCGAAGTGCGGGACATGCCGGACCGTGTGCACCCTCTATCCCCACCGGAAGACGGAGAACGCGGCGGCGCGCGGGAAGGTGCTGATCCTCGAGAGCGCGCTGTCCGGCGAGAACGCCGACCCGTCGGCGGTCCAGGAGGCGATGGCGGACTGCCTCCTGTGCGGGCGCTGCGAGCGGATCTGCCCCAACCTCGTCCTCTACGAGGAGATCGTCATGAAGGCGCGGGCCGACCTCGCGGACGAGGTCGGCGTCCCCGCGTGGAAGAGCGTCCTCTTCGGCAAGGTGATGCCGTCGGACCCGGCGATGCGCGTGCTCCGGAAGGCGGGCGCGGCCGCGGAGCGTCTCTTCCTGAAGAAGGTCCCCACGGGGAGCGGCCTGCATTACCGGTTCCCGCTCGGGTTCCTCGGCGGCGGCCGGACGGTCCCGAAGCTTCCGGCGAAGGGATTCATCGAATCGCTGGGGAAGCGCGAGGGATCGTTCGGCGAGGCGATGCTCTTCGTCGGCTGCGTGTTCGACCACCTCTATCCCGACGTGGGGCGCGCGGCCTACGAGACGATGAAGGCTTCGGGGAAGGCCGTTTCGGTGTTCCGCGGCGCCGCGTGCTGCGGACTCCCGGCGCTCGTCTCCGGCGACCGGAAATCCGCCCTCGAGAACATCGAGGCGAACCTGCGGCGGCTCCGCGAGGCGGCCCCGCCGGCGATCGTCTTTCCCTGCGGGTCGTGCCTCCTCATGTTCAAGAGAAACATCCCGATGCTGTTTCCGGAAGGGACTCCGCCCCACGAGGACGCGGCCTTCGTCGCGGGGCGGTCGACGGACTACGCGAGTTTCATCCTCGATTCCGGCGTCGTCGACCGGCTGCCGGACCCGCCGCCGGCGGAGCGCCCCGGAGAGATCGGTTACCACGATTCCTGCCACCTGACGGGCACCTTGGGGAAGGGGCCCGAGGCGAGGCGGGTGTTGGAGAAGGCCGTGGGCGGCGCGTTCCGCGAGATGGAGGGGGCGGACCTGTGCTGCGGGTACGGTGGAACCTTCAACATCCGGGACTACCCGACGTCGGCGCGGATCGGGGAGAACAAGGTTTCCGTCGCGGCGCGGGGGGGGACGAGGATCATCTCCGCCGCCTGCTCGGGATGCGTGCTCCAGATGAGGGACATGGCCGCCCGCACCGACCCGTCGCTGCGCGTCGTCCACATCGCGGAGCTTGTGAGGCGCGCCTTGTCATAG
- a CDS encoding 7-cyano-7-deazaguanine synthase has translation MTAMHPPARRKAVILLSGGLDSTLAARMIADQGIEVHAIHFTSPFCTCDRPGKGAGAGCHSQARIVADRMGIPIRTVSKGEEYLELIRSPRHGRGKGMNPCIDCRVFTLRKAREFMEEIGASFLVTGEVIGQRPMSQRDDALRSIEKHSGCADIVLRPLCARHMPPTLPEREGWVDREKLLAIQGRSRKDQMRLAEEWKIGDYPCPAGGCLLADRTFSVKVRDLVERQPGFGMFDVNLLKIGRHFRVGAVKAVVGKSQEENRRLEALCRGKIAVYVSESHPGPSVALIGGDPSERMEVLSRILTRYSDMARPGPFEVRELSPDGERTVRVPENRDFGEVGHGLLC, from the coding sequence ATGACCGCCATGCATCCCCCCGCGCGCCGGAAAGCGGTCATCCTGCTCTCCGGCGGGCTCGACAGCACGCTTGCCGCCCGGATGATCGCCGATCAGGGGATCGAGGTCCATGCCATCCACTTCACCTCTCCGTTCTGCACCTGCGACCGCCCGGGAAAGGGAGCGGGTGCGGGGTGCCATTCGCAGGCGCGGATCGTCGCCGACCGGATGGGGATCCCCATCCGCACCGTTTCAAAAGGCGAGGAGTACCTGGAGCTGATCCGCTCCCCCCGGCACGGCCGCGGCAAGGGGATGAACCCCTGCATCGACTGCCGGGTCTTCACCCTGCGGAAGGCGCGGGAGTTCATGGAAGAGATCGGCGCCTCGTTCCTCGTCACCGGCGAGGTGATCGGCCAGCGCCCGATGTCGCAGCGGGACGACGCGCTGCGGAGCATTGAAAAGCACAGCGGCTGCGCCGACATCGTCCTGCGCCCGCTCTGCGCCCGCCATATGCCCCCCACCCTGCCGGAGCGGGAGGGGTGGGTCGACCGGGAGAAGCTGCTCGCGATCCAGGGACGCTCCCGGAAGGACCAGATGCGCCTCGCGGAGGAGTGGAAGATCGGCGACTACCCGTGCCCGGCCGGAGGGTGCCTGCTGGCCGACCGGACCTTCTCCGTCAAGGTGCGCGACCTCGTGGAGCGCCAGCCCGGCTTCGGGATGTTCGACGTGAACCTTCTCAAGATCGGGCGCCACTTCCGGGTGGGCGCGGTCAAGGCGGTGGTCGGCAAGAGCCAGGAAGAGAACCGGCGGCTCGAGGCGCTCTGCCGCGGGAAGATCGCCGTGTACGTCTCGGAAAGCCATCCGGGCCCTTCCGTCGCCTTGATCGGCGGGGACCCCTCCGAGCGGATGGAGGTGCTTTCCCGCATCCTGACCAGGTACAGCGACATGGCCCGCCCCGGTCCCTTCGAAGTCCGGGAGCTTTCCCCGGACGGGGAGCGCACGGTGCGGGTCCCGGAAAACCGCGACTTCGGGGAGGTGGGGCATGGCCTCCTCTGCTGA
- a CDS encoding DUF192 domain-containing protein, with the protein MMARNVTRDALLGERIRPAEGFLPRLKGLIGAEGLSPGEGLWISPCTGIHSFGMRFEFDAVFLSPDRRVVGLYERFRRNRISGFYRYAAGVLELPGGVIERTGTRLGDEVRVEGGPPSFG; encoded by the coding sequence ATGATGGCCCGCAACGTGACCCGGGACGCGCTCCTCGGCGAGAGGATCCGTCCCGCGGAGGGCTTCCTCCCGAGGCTGAAAGGGCTGATCGGGGCGGAAGGCCTTTCCCCCGGCGAGGGGCTCTGGATCTCACCCTGCACGGGGATCCACTCTTTCGGGATGCGGTTCGAGTTCGACGCGGTCTTCTTGAGTCCGGACCGGAGAGTCGTCGGCTTGTACGAACGGTTCCGAAGAAACCGCATTTCCGGTTTTTACCGGTATGCGGCCGGGGTCCTCGAGCTGCCGGGAGGGGTCATCGAGCGGACCGGGACGCGACTGGGAGACGAGGTTCGCGTAGAAGGCGGCCCGCCATCTTTCGGTTGA
- a CDS encoding transcriptional regulator encodes MEIRPIRTKSDYRRTLKEIETLMDAVPNTAKGDRLDVLVTLVEAYERKHYPLDLPDPVDAIKFRMDQMGLTPKDLEPMIGRRNRVYEVLNRKRPLTLRMVWRLHRGLGIPAESLIRPPAGDRAA; translated from the coding sequence ATGGAAATTCGCCCCATCCGGACCAAGTCAGACTACCGGCGGACGCTGAAGGAAATCGAGACCCTCATGGACGCCGTCCCGAACACCGCGAAAGGCGACCGGCTCGACGTTCTCGTGACGCTCGTCGAGGCGTACGAGCGGAAACACTATCCGCTCGATCTGCCGGATCCTGTCGATGCGATCAAGTTCCGGATGGACCAGATGGGGCTTACCCCAAAGGACCTGGAGCCTATGATCGGCCGCCGCAACCGGGTGTACGAGGTGCTGAACCGGAAGCGCCCTCTGACGTTGAGGATGGTCTGGCGTCTCCATCGAGGCCTCGGCATTCCCGCCGAGAGTCTGATCCGGCCGCCGGCCGGCGACAGAGCGGCGTAA
- a CDS encoding type III pantothenate kinase — translation MLLVIDVGNSNTVLGVYEGEKLLHHWRVWTDRQKTSDEYGILLRNLYDASHFSSRDIKAIVIASVVPPLTPTIVDLCGRYFGVPPMVVGPGIKTGISIKMDNPKEVGADRIVNAVAAYAKHKKASIVVDFGTATTFDYVSSKGDYMGGVIAPGVSISAEALFREASKLPRIEVTKPPTVIGKNTVAAMQSGLFYGYVALVDGIIDRICREVRISPHVIATGGLAREIAAESSKIHEIDENLTLEGLRIIYERNI, via the coding sequence ATGCTTCTCGTGATCGACGTTGGGAACTCGAACACCGTCCTCGGCGTGTACGAAGGGGAGAAGCTCCTCCATCACTGGAGGGTCTGGACCGACCGCCAGAAGACCAGCGACGAGTACGGGATCCTCCTGCGCAACCTCTACGACGCCAGCCACTTCTCGTCCCGCGACATCAAGGCGATCGTCATCGCCTCCGTCGTCCCTCCGCTCACCCCGACCATCGTCGACCTCTGCGGCCGCTACTTCGGCGTGCCCCCCATGGTGGTGGGGCCGGGGATCAAGACGGGGATCTCCATCAAGATGGACAACCCCAAGGAGGTCGGGGCCGACCGGATCGTCAACGCCGTCGCGGCGTACGCGAAGCACAAAAAGGCCTCCATCGTCGTCGATTTCGGGACCGCCACCACCTTCGACTACGTGTCCTCGAAGGGGGATTACATGGGCGGCGTGATCGCCCCGGGGGTGAGCATCTCGGCCGAGGCGCTCTTCCGGGAGGCGTCGAAGCTCCCGCGCATCGAGGTGACGAAGCCCCCGACGGTGATCGGTAAGAACACGGTGGCGGCGATGCAGTCCGGCCTGTTCTACGGATACGTCGCGCTGGTCGACGGGATCATCGACCGGATCTGCCGGGAGGTGCGGATCAGCCCCCACGTGATCGCCACCGGCGGGCTGGCGCGGGAGATCGCGGCCGAGTCTTCCAAAATCCACGAAATCGATGAGAATTTGACTCTGGAAGGACTGCGTATTATATACGAGAGGAACATTTAG
- a CDS encoding tetratricopeptide repeat protein, giving the protein MSGIRWEKDIETALEKAKAMRRPIFQDFWFDGCVGCAKMDLGPYSDPSVIDFINADFVPVRTFSDLDNPSDPVVRMAVKWTPTFFILDAEGKNHHWFVGYVPAEDLFAHLWLGKAKILYDAGRHAEAIPVFSTILDRYPDAGVAPEAAFLRGVSGYRSARDPKELRKAYDLLVERYPRSEWARRAEPYAAFPAA; this is encoded by the coding sequence ATGTCGGGCATACGTTGGGAGAAGGACATCGAGACGGCGCTGGAAAAGGCGAAGGCCATGAGACGCCCGATCTTCCAGGACTTCTGGTTCGACGGCTGCGTCGGCTGCGCCAAGATGGACCTGGGGCCGTATTCGGACCCGTCCGTGATCGATTTCATCAACGCGGATTTCGTCCCGGTGAGGACGTTCAGCGACCTGGACAATCCCTCGGACCCGGTCGTCCGGATGGCCGTGAAGTGGACGCCCACGTTCTTCATCCTGGACGCGGAGGGGAAGAACCACCACTGGTTCGTCGGGTATGTGCCCGCCGAGGACCTCTTCGCCCATCTCTGGCTCGGCAAGGCGAAGATCCTCTACGACGCCGGCCGGCACGCGGAGGCGATCCCGGTGTTCTCGACGATCCTGGATCGCTACCCGGACGCGGGCGTGGCGCCCGAGGCGGCGTTTCTGCGCGGCGTCTCCGGCTACCGGTCCGCGCGCGACCCGAAGGAGCTGCGGAAGGCGTACGACCTGCTGGTCGAACGCTACCCGAGGAGCGAGTGGGCCCGCCGGGCGGAGCCGTACGCGGCGTTCCCCGCCGCATGA
- the larE gene encoding ATP-dependent sacrificial sulfur transferase LarE codes for MASSADLERYEALLSILRKMESAVVAFSGGVDSTFLLHAAKEALGDRVLAVTATSPTYPASEREAAEAIAKAWGVRHRVVVSDELEIPGFADNPPDRCYHCKKELFGILAAIAREEGYAAVCDGSNADDTRDFRPGRRAARELSVRSPLQEAGLSKESIRSLSRRFGLPTAERGSFACLASRFPYGTKIDREALARVDSCEEALRRLGFRQFRVRVHGTVARIEVGRDEISRLFEPETADAIDAHFRKNGFLYVSVDLKGYRTGSMNEELPDSARRLVDEGPPEDI; via the coding sequence ATGGCCTCCTCTGCTGACCTCGAACGGTACGAAGCGCTGCTTTCCATCCTCCGGAAGATGGAGTCGGCGGTCGTCGCCTTCAGCGGCGGCGTCGACAGCACCTTCCTGCTGCACGCCGCGAAGGAGGCGTTGGGCGACCGGGTGCTCGCCGTGACGGCGACCTCTCCCACCTATCCCGCGTCCGAGCGGGAGGCGGCGGAAGCGATCGCGAAGGCATGGGGGGTGCGGCACCGCGTTGTGGTATCCGACGAGCTCGAGATCCCGGGATTCGCGGACAACCCGCCCGACCGCTGCTACCACTGCAAGAAGGAGCTGTTCGGCATCCTGGCCGCGATCGCCCGGGAGGAAGGGTACGCGGCGGTCTGCGACGGCTCCAACGCGGACGACACCCGCGACTTCCGCCCCGGCCGGCGCGCGGCGCGGGAGCTTTCCGTGCGCAGCCCCCTGCAGGAAGCCGGCCTGTCGAAGGAATCGATCCGGAGTTTAAGCCGCCGGTTCGGTCTGCCGACGGCCGAGCGCGGCTCGTTCGCCTGCCTTGCCTCCCGCTTCCCGTACGGGACGAAGATCGACCGCGAGGCGCTGGCGCGGGTGGACTCCTGCGAGGAGGCGCTGCGCAGGCTCGGCTTCCGGCAGTTCCGGGTCCGCGTCCACGGCACGGTCGCCCGGATCGAGGTGGGACGCGACGAGATCTCCCGCCTCTTCGAGCCGGAGACGGCCGACGCCATCGACGCCCACTTCCGGAAAAACGGCTTCCTCTACGTCTCCGTGGACCTCAAGGGCTACCGGACCGGCTCCATGAACGAGGAGCTGCCCGACTCCGCGCGCAGGCTGGTCGACGAGGGCCCTCCCGAAGACATCTGA
- the fusA gene encoding elongation factor G, with the protein MDIQQIRNVGIIAHGGAGKTTLAEALLFNAKAVDRLGKVDDGSSNFDYDPEEIRRKITISTSFHHYAWNKVEVTVADTPGYINFEADTRACLRILDGAVLVVNAVSGVEVQTEKMWNLARAADVPVIAFVSKMDKERADFDKAVAEMAEILKVPAVPVLLPIGQEAKFSGVVDLFRMKALVYKGETGEFALQDIPADMAAAAAKAREKLVESCAEADDALIEKFLEGTELTEDEIRSGFRAGVRAMKFLPVACGSAARNIAIQPLMDLINFALPDPSYRKEVAGANPKTKAEEKRAIADKTPFSAQVFKTLADPYAGKLSIFKVFSGTLTPDMSPLNTTKDASERIGQILRLEGKKQKAVGSATAGEIVAVAKFKETSTGDTLCDPKAPILFPLPETMDPVISFAVRPKTRNDEDKLGASLARMIEEDPTLRFRKDAQTNEFILAGMGETHLEVAVEKLKRQYSVEVELRTPKIAYFETIKGKSEAQGKHKKQSGGRGQYGDCWIRIEPLPRGKGFEYVDAIVGGSVPRQYIPAVEKGVVERMSKGVIAGYPMIDVRVTIFDGSFHTVDSSEMAFKIAGSLAFKKAAAAAKPVLLEPIAEMEVVVPEENVGDIIGDLNGRRGRVMGVDALGKSQIVRCQVPLAEVLRYSSDLRSITSGRGQFTMKLDHYEEAPAVVAEKVIAESKKEVGEEEEE; encoded by the coding sequence GTGGACATCCAGCAGATCAGGAACGTAGGGATCATCGCCCACGGGGGCGCAGGGAAGACGACCCTCGCGGAGGCGCTCCTCTTCAACGCGAAGGCCGTCGACCGGCTCGGGAAGGTGGATGACGGGAGCTCGAACTTCGACTACGACCCGGAGGAGATCCGGAGGAAGATCACGATCAGCACGTCCTTCCACCACTACGCCTGGAACAAGGTCGAAGTGACGGTCGCCGACACCCCCGGCTACATCAACTTCGAGGCGGACACGCGCGCGTGCCTGCGCATCCTCGACGGCGCGGTCCTCGTAGTGAATGCCGTCTCCGGCGTCGAGGTCCAGACCGAGAAGATGTGGAACCTGGCGCGCGCCGCCGACGTGCCGGTGATCGCGTTCGTGTCCAAGATGGACAAGGAGCGGGCCGACTTCGACAAGGCGGTCGCCGAAATGGCCGAGATCCTGAAGGTCCCCGCCGTCCCCGTGCTTCTCCCCATCGGGCAGGAAGCGAAGTTCTCCGGCGTGGTCGACCTGTTCCGGATGAAGGCGCTGGTCTACAAGGGCGAGACGGGAGAGTTCGCGCTCCAGGACATCCCCGCCGACATGGCCGCCGCGGCGGCGAAGGCGCGGGAGAAGCTCGTAGAGTCGTGCGCCGAGGCCGACGACGCCCTCATCGAGAAGTTCCTGGAGGGGACGGAGCTCACCGAGGACGAGATCCGCTCGGGCTTCCGCGCGGGCGTCCGCGCGATGAAGTTCCTGCCGGTGGCCTGCGGCTCCGCGGCGCGCAACATCGCGATCCAGCCGCTCATGGACCTGATCAACTTCGCGCTGCCCGACCCCTCGTACCGCAAGGAAGTCGCGGGGGCCAACCCGAAGACGAAGGCCGAAGAGAAGCGCGCCATCGCCGACAAGACGCCGTTCTCCGCCCAGGTGTTCAAGACGCTGGCCGACCCTTACGCCGGCAAGCTCTCCATCTTCAAGGTGTTCTCCGGGACGCTCACCCCCGACATGTCGCCGCTGAACACCACGAAGGACGCGTCGGAGCGGATCGGGCAGATCCTGCGGCTGGAGGGGAAGAAGCAGAAGGCCGTCGGGTCGGCCACGGCGGGGGAGATCGTGGCGGTCGCCAAGTTCAAGGAGACCTCCACCGGCGACACGCTGTGCGACCCGAAGGCGCCGATCCTCTTCCCGCTCCCGGAGACCATGGACCCGGTGATCTCCTTCGCCGTGCGGCCGAAGACGCGCAACGACGAGGACAAGCTGGGCGCCTCCCTCGCCCGGATGATCGAGGAGGACCCGACGCTGCGCTTCCGCAAGGACGCCCAGACCAACGAGTTCATCCTCGCCGGCATGGGGGAGACGCACCTCGAGGTGGCCGTCGAGAAGCTCAAGCGGCAGTACAGCGTAGAGGTAGAGCTGCGCACGCCGAAGATCGCCTACTTCGAGACCATCAAGGGGAAATCCGAGGCGCAGGGCAAGCACAAGAAGCAGTCCGGCGGCCGCGGCCAGTACGGCGACTGCTGGATCAGGATCGAGCCGCTCCCCCGGGGGAAGGGGTTCGAGTACGTCGACGCCATCGTGGGCGGGTCGGTCCCGCGGCAGTACATCCCCGCGGTGGAAAAGGGCGTCGTGGAGCGGATGTCCAAGGGCGTCATCGCGGGCTACCCGATGATCGACGTCAGGGTGACCATCTTCGACGGCTCCTTCCACACGGTCGACTCGTCGGAGATGGCGTTCAAGATCGCCGGCTCCCTCGCCTTCAAGAAGGCGGCGGCGGCCGCCAAACCGGTGCTGCTCGAGCCGATCGCCGAGATGGAAGTGGTCGTCCCCGAGGAGAACGTCGGCGACATCATCGGAGACCTGAACGGCCGGCGCGGCCGGGTGATGGGGGTCGACGCTCTCGGGAAGAGCCAGATCGTCCGGTGCCAGGTCCCGCTGGCCGAGGTGCTGCGCTATTCGTCCGACCTGCGCTCCATCACGTCGGGGCGCGGGCAGTTCACGATGAAGCTCGACCATTACGAGGAGGCGCCGGCGGTCGTCGCCGAGAAGGTGATCGCGGAATCGAAGAAGGAGGTCGGGGAAGAGGAAGAGGAGTGA
- a CDS encoding type II toxin-antitoxin system HigB family toxin, with protein sequence MRVIALSALKKFWDDNPAYMDAREPTLAWYRHVLKADWASPADVKTDFAKASVLKGGRAVFNIGGNKYRIVVWINYPYRVVYVRFIGTHAEYDKIDAQKV encoded by the coding sequence ATGCGAGTTATCGCCCTTTCGGCATTGAAGAAGTTCTGGGACGATAACCCGGCATACATGGATGCTCGCGAGCCGACCCTGGCGTGGTACCGCCATGTCCTGAAGGCAGACTGGGCCTCTCCGGCGGACGTGAAGACGGATTTCGCAAAGGCGAGTGTGCTCAAGGGGGGAAGGGCCGTCTTCAATATCGGCGGCAACAAGTACCGGATTGTCGTTTGGATCAATTACCCGTATCGGGTCGTCTATGTCCGGTTCATCGGGACGCATGCGGAGTACGACAAGATCGACGCGCAAAAGGTTTGA